A region of the Myripristis murdjan chromosome 10, fMyrMur1.1, whole genome shotgun sequence genome:
GACGTTCCACTTTAAAGTTCAGGCCACAGACTCTGGTGTTCCTCCGCTCAGCAGCAACGTGACTGTCAACGTTTTCATCCTGGATGAGAATGACAACAGTCCCGGGATCCTCGCGCCCTATTCTGAGCACGGCTCCGTTAACAGTGAGAACATTCCCTATTCTGCTGAAGCGGGCTACTTTGTGGCCAAGATCAGGGCTGTGGACGCCGACTCTGGCTACAATGCGCTGCTTTCTTATCACATCTCTGAGCCCAAAGGGAGCAACCTGTTCCGAATCGGAACCAGCACCGGGGAAATCAGGACTAAGAGGCGAATGAGTGACAATGACCTGAAAACTCACCCGCTGGTGGTGCTGGTTTGTGATAACGGAGAGCCCTCCCTGTCAGCCACTGTGTCTATTGATGTGGTGGTGGTTGAGGGCACAGCTGACATCCAGACTCAGTTCAGACATGTACCGATAAAGGAGGAGAGCTTCTCCGATTTAAACCTGTATTTGCTGATCGCCATTGTGTCGGTGTCAGTGATCTTTCTGCTGAGCCTCGTCAGTTTAATAGCTGTGAAATGCCACAGGACAGACGGCAGTTTCGGCAGGTACGGCGCCCCAATGATCACCACCCACCCTGACGGGAGCTGGTCTTACTCTAAATCGACTCAGCAGTATGAcgtgtgtttcagctcagacacactgaaGAGTGACGTGGTGGTTTTCCCCGCGCCGTTTCCGCCTTTAGATGCGGAGCTGATCAGTATTAATGGGGGAGACACTTTCAACAGGACTCAGACTTTACCCAGCAAAGAGAAGGTATGTTGCGCTCTCTGAACAATACTTTAACAATTTATTTTCctgaaatgtatgtgtgtgcgtttgtgcgtTTTCAATTCTTCAAATTTCTTTCATATTCTTTAACTGGCTGTTTTTGATTAATGTTATGGAGTTCTCGTTTCAAAACGTTGTGCAGTGTAAACACATCACAAGGCTTACATGGTAACAGACATTCTCGTTGGTCTATTTCACACGTTTTCTAAGGACTctgtccatggttctgaaaattttctttttactgGGGATACTGATTAATGCCCATCTTTTTCTCCTGTGCAGTGACGCAGATGTTAAACGTTCATGCTGTACTATTTTTACCCCACTGTAACACTGAAAGAACTATACCTAGAATGATTACAGACTAAAGTTAGGATTTCATTTACTTCTTCAATTTTCACTCAGAGTTTGGTATTATATGTGTCAGCGAGCAGATTAGCAGCGTACGTAGACTTAGTTATGTGTTTCAAATAAGTAATTTATATCATACCAACAATGATTGGGCATACAGCATATTTTCACAACTTGGATTTCTTGTTTTATAAGTGAGCGCGTGGCGTCGCTGGAGACCACAGAATCAAATGTTGCCATATCTATTTAAACCCCTCCTTCCTGCGTGAGAAAATGATCAGCGTCACTTGCCTTTAGCTTCAGTGAGATATACACTCGGGTGGTCCTGTCGCAAATACGACTGGCTTTTTCCCtgaaaaatcttattttttaagGATTTATCATAATTCTCGGAGATAAATGATTGCTGGGATAAAGTTGTTCTGTTCAAACAGCGATGGGTGTTCGAGGACAAAGGGGACATGCCTGGATTCAAATCGTTTCATTGCTTTGTCTCTGTGACTGGGCTGCCTCTCAGATTTCTTACTCCGTTTCCGAGGAGGTGAACAAAGGCACCGTAGTGGGGAACCTCGCGAAGGATTTAAACATCAATGTGCAGGAGCTGGAGTCAAGGGATCTCCGAATTGTATCGGGTTACAGTAAGAAATATTTTGATGTAAATTTGCGGACCGGAAACCTCTTTGTTGACGAGAGGATAGACAGAGAGGAGATTTGTCCAACCACTGTAAAATGCTCCTTTAATATTCAGGCCGTGTTAGTTAACCCAATGAATGTTCACCGCATTGAAGTCAGTGTTTTGGATGTCAACGATAACGCACCGGCTTTCATTGAACAGTCCTATTCTTTTAACCTGACTGAATCTATGTCACCGGGAGAGCGATATCTCCTTCCCTCAGCCGTGGATGCTGACACGGGCAGTAACTCCGTGAAGAGCTACAAACTGAGTCCTAATGAACATTTCTCACTAGATGTGCAGAGCGGTGGAGAACACAGTCTCTCTGCCGAGTTAGTCCTGCAAAAAGCTTTAGACCGAGAGAAACAGCCTGCTATTAAACTGGTCCTGACCGCTGTAGATGGAGGTAAACCTCCGAAATCTGGGACATTGCagttaaatataaatgtattagACGCTAATGATAATGCACCTACTTTTAGCAAACCACTTTACAAAGTACGAGTTAGTGAAAACGCTGCTCGTGGAACAGTAGCAATAAAGTTAAATGCAACCGATTTAGACGAGGGCATGAACAGCAAGCTCGTGTATTCCTTTATCAAACAAGGGAATATCGATCCATCTGATATTTTTGATATAAACTCTGAAACAGGGGAAATTACTGTTAAGGGCACACTAGACTATGAAGACACACTTGCTTACGACATTAGGGTTCAAGCAAAGGACCATGGCAATCCGCCTCGTAGTGCGCATGCAAAACTACTTATAGAAATCACTGATATCAACGATAATGCCCCAGGAATATCAATAACGTCACTCATAACCAAAGTAAAAGAAGACGCAGAGATGGGAACAATCGTTGCTTTGGTTATAGTTAGTGATAAAGATGGAGGAAACAATGGCATAACTAACTGTAAGCTTGCCGGGTCTGTTCCGTTTAAACTTCAGTCGAACTACAAAAATGACTATTCATTACTGGTAGATGGACCCTTAGACAGAGAAACTACTCCTCATTATAATGTCACCATTGTAGCGACAGATGAAGgaatccctcctctctccagcacCAGTTTCATTGTTGTTCACGTTTCTGATGTCAATGACAATTCACCTGTTTTTACAGAGCCCGTGGTTAATGTCTATGTGAAAGAAAACAGTCCAACAGGGGCCAATCTCTA
Encoded here:
- the LOC115366922 gene encoding protocadherin alpha-3-like: MGVRGQRGHAWIQIVSLLCLCDWAASQISYSVSEEVNKGTVVGNLAKDLNINVQELESRDLRIVSGYSKKYFDVNLRTGNLFVDERIDREEICPTTVKCSFNIQAVLVNPMNVHRIEVSVLDVNDNAPAFIEQSYSFNLTESMSPGERYLLPSAVDADTGSNSVKSYKLSPNEHFSLDVQSGGEHSLSAELVLQKALDREKQPAIKLVLTAVDGGKPPKSGTLQLNINVLDANDNAPTFSKPLYKVRVSENAARGTVAIKLNATDLDEGMNSKLVYSFIKQGNIDPSDIFDINSETGEITVKGTLDYEDTLAYDIRVQAKDHGNPPRSAHAKLLIEITDINDNAPGISITSLITKVKEDAEMGTIVALVIVSDKDGGNNGITNCKLAGSVPFKLQSNYKNDYSLLVDGPLDRETTPHYNVTIVATDEGIPPLSSTSFIVVHVSDVNDNSPVFTEPVVNVYVKENSPTGANLYTIKAFDPDSDENAKVAYTLIDVYPRNILISSVLHINSETGEIVSLQSVNYEELKTLQFKVQATDSGVPPLSSNVTVNVFILDENDNSPGILAPYSEHGSVNSENIPYSAEAGYFVAKIRAVDADSGYNALLSYHISEPKGSNLFRIGTSTGEIRTKRRMSDNDLKTHPLVVLVCDNGEPSLSATVSIDVVVVEGTADIQTQFRHVPMKEESFSDLNLYLLIAIVSVSVIFLLSLISLIAVKCHKTDGSFGRYGAPMITTHPDGSWSCSKSTQQYDVCFSSDTLKSDVVVFPAPFPPVDAELISINGGDTFNRTQTLPNKEKCF